One segment of Cydia amplana chromosome 16, ilCydAmpl1.1, whole genome shotgun sequence DNA contains the following:
- the LOC134655347 gene encoding hepatocyte nuclear factor 4-gamma → MPVFGCEMLTSSELCPMGYATAPEYMLPGPAVTWDKPQERHNFSFTHRSLSEELSRPPLATTVYNNNSGDSDMQLETSSSEASAGSSAAVSQHCAICGDRATGKHYGASSCDGCKGFFRRSVRKNHLYTCRFSRNCVVDKDKRNQCRYCRLRKCFKAGMKKEAVQNERDRINCRRPSYEEPTQANGLSVVSLLNAELLSRKVIDETINVSDAEINNRKLAKINDVCDSIKQQLLILVEWAKYIPAFTELHLDDQVALLRAHAGEHLLLGCARRSLHLKDVLLLGNNCIIAKHNIDGRMDIDISMIGLRVMDEIVKPLREIDIDDTEFACLKAIVFFDPNAKGLSQPQKIKQLRYQVQINLEDYISDRQYDGRGRFGELLLSLPPLQSITWQMIEQIQFAKLFGVAHIDSLLQEMLLGGEIIATIRTVRRLTIFCSVTAEPAAAAEQHVADDRADTLLLSLPPLQSSTWQMIEQIQFAKLFGVAHIDSLLQEMLLGACCKRCFLEVRSLQELGQFGAARYFGELLLSLPPLQSITWQMIEQIQFAKLFGVAHIDSLLQEMLLGGACAEPSAEAGPGASPPPAQAPGAGSPPLVPQLPAAAAAMFPPFKQEPNM, encoded by the exons ATGCCAGTGTTCGGTTGCGAGATGTTGACATCGTCCGAGCTCTGCCCCATGGGGTACGCTACGGCGCCCGAGTACATGCTGCCGGGGCCTGCCGTGACCTGGGACAAGCCTCAGGAGAGGCATAACTTCAGTTTCACGCATAGGAGTCTGTCGGAAGAGCTGAGTCGCCCGCCATTGGCAACCACGGTGTATAACAATAATAGCGGAG ACAGCGACATGCAGCTAGAGACGAGCAGCAGCGAGGCGAGCGCCGGCAGCTCGGCGGCCGTCTCGCAGCACTGCGCCATCTGCGGCGACCGCGCCACCGGCAAGCACTACGGCGCCAGCTCGTGCGACGGGTGCAAGGGCTTCTTCCGGCGCAGCGTGCGCAAGAACCACCTCTACACCTGCAG gTTCAGCAGAAATTGCGTAGTGGATAAGGACAAAAGAAATCAATGCAGATATTGTAGGTTAAGAAAATGCTTTAAAGCCGGCATGAAGAAAGAAG CCGTCCAAAACGAGCGAGACCGCATCAACTGCCGCCGGCCGTCTTACGAGGAGCCCACGCAAGCCAACGGGCTCTCCGTTGTGTCCCTGCTCAACGCCGAGCTGCTCAGCAGGAAGGTCATAGACGAG ACCATCAACGTGTCTGACGCGGAGATCAACAATCGCAAGCTAGCGAAGATCAACGACGTGTGCGACTCCATCAAACAGCAGCTGCTGATCCTCGTGGAGTGGGCCAAGTACATCCCCGCCTTCACCGAGCTCCACCTAGACGACCAG GTGGCCCTGCTGCGCGCGCACGCGGGCGAGCACCTGCTGCTGGGCTGCGCGCGCCGCTCGCTGCACCTCAAGGACGTGCTGCTGCTCGGCAACAACTGCATCATCGCCAAACACAACATCG ACGGGCGTATGGACATAGACATCAGCATGATTGGATTGCGAGTGATGGACGAAATCGTGAAACCGCTACGGGAGATCGACATAGACGACACAGAGTTCGCCTGCCTCAAGGCCATCGTCTTCTTCGACCCTA ACGCTAAGGGCCTATCGCAACCGCAGAAGATCAAGCAGCTCCGCTACCAGGTGCAGATAAACCTGGAGGACTACATCAGCGACCGGCAGTACGACGGCCGCGGCCGCTTCGGCGAGCTGCTGCTGAGCCTGCCGCCGCTGCAGAGCATCACGTGGCAGATGATCGAGCAGATACAGTTCGCCAAGTTGTTCGGAGTCGCACACATCGATAGCTTGCTGCAGGAGATGCTTCTTGGAGGTGAGATCATTGCAACAATTAGGACAGTTCGGCGCTTGACGATATTTTGCTCAGTTACTGCTGAGCCTGCCGCCGCTGCAGAGCAGCACGTGGCAGATGATCGAGCAGATACA TTACTGCTGAGCCTGCCGCCGCTGCAGAGCAGCACGTGGCAGATGATCGAGCAGATACAGTTCGCCAAGTTGTTCGGAGTCGCACACATCGATAGCTTGCTGCAGGAGATGCTTCTTGGAG CTTGCTGCAAGAGATGCTTCTTGGAGGTGAGATCATTGCAAGAATTAGGACAGTTCGGCGCTGCCCGTTATTTTGGAGAGCTGCTGCTGAGCCTGCCGCCGCTGCAGAGCATCACGTGGCAGATGATCGAGCAGATACAGTTCGCCAAGTTGTTCGGAGTCGCACACATCGATAGCTTGCTGCAGGAGATGCTTCTTGGAG GCGCATGCGCGGAGCCGTCCGCGGAGGCGGGGCCGGGCGCgtcgccgccgcccgcgcagGCGCCGGGCGCGGGCTCGCCGCCGCTCGTGCCGCagctgcccgccgccgccgccgccatgtTCCCGCCCTTCAAGCAGGAGCCCAACATGTGA